The following proteins are co-located in the Roseiconus lacunae genome:
- a CDS encoding PVC-type heme-binding CxxCH protein has translation MHNQLAIVKANAGTRRFLSCDFGGFPIALLSGISSTLLWTIVVELTLVGAVPSVPASAEDYSGSLPRIEATSPVGSLEKLAVVDGYRVELIASEPLVNSPVAAEWSATGELFVCEMRGYSEDRDDGLSRISRLIDEDDDGVYDHSTVYADGLLWPTAILPYRGGLFVGDAPNLWYMKDTDGDGVADQKAVVLTGFSVSNVQGLMNSFRWGLDNRIHVAVGTSGGKVRRPDQAESEAVSVRGFDLAFDPETFQFSRTSGGAQHGMCFDDWGRKFVCSNSDHLQQVMYEDRYLGSGASFVAPAARLSIAADGPQAEVFRRSPVEPWRILRTKLRVAGVVGGPVEGGGRAAGYFTGATGATIYRGDAWPESESATAVIGDVGSNLIHRKRLVGNGVPFQGQRIDQGKEFVASTDNWFRPAQFACGPDGALTVIDVYREVIEHPKSLPPDIKRHLDLTAGRDRGRLYRIVPVDYRHRKTGDLSKAGGAELVALLNHPNAWHRETASRLIFERQDRSVVPSLRQLLRDGTPLGRMHAMYALDGLGELKAGDVVSRLADQHPQVTRHAVRLAEGFSVSDQDVVSALESLVNHPSLEVRYQLAFSLSKFPGPKQMMLLASILVRDIENRWVQTAVMSSAGREPDRLMQHLIGRIGVGDGFLVRNQAIFVALAKDIRKTNARRAIESVVQRLNSIGGQPALLPVIEQFRTGDWRTLVREATAEQFDRLRERSIQIAIDQYASDKLSDADRIAALRNLGGIVDDRLTLATMEVLQGDESLTLTAATLRSIDRQASIPMLETILSRLRQWSPRLRNAACEVLFSNPTHVSVVFEAIDEGICDSEDFPITQWQRLAESKDDRTRERAEKVIGQFRSTSRDSVIEQYRSVLAKTGSVKRGEVVFRDQCAGCHQVGAMGHVVGPSLMAAATRGAESILTNVLDPNREVNPQYRNYVVLTVDGRTFSGMIVAENSSSVTLRAAESVESTVPRSEIEWIRDSGVSIMPEGLEKVITPDKMADLIAYLLKDR, from the coding sequence GTGCACAATCAACTTGCGATCGTGAAGGCGAACGCGGGGACGAGGAGGTTTCTTTCGTGCGATTTCGGTGGATTTCCCATTGCCTTGCTTTCTGGCATTTCATCAACGCTGCTTTGGACGATCGTGGTCGAACTGACGTTGGTCGGGGCGGTGCCGAGCGTGCCCGCAAGTGCCGAAGACTATTCGGGGAGTTTGCCGCGAATCGAAGCGACGTCTCCGGTAGGGAGTCTTGAGAAGCTTGCCGTAGTCGACGGATACCGCGTCGAATTGATTGCCAGCGAACCGCTGGTCAACAGTCCGGTCGCGGCGGAGTGGTCCGCGACGGGCGAGCTGTTCGTTTGCGAGATGCGAGGCTACAGTGAAGACCGTGATGATGGCCTATCGCGAATTTCTCGTTTGATCGATGAAGACGACGACGGTGTCTACGATCACAGCACGGTGTATGCCGATGGGTTGCTTTGGCCGACCGCGATTCTGCCGTATCGTGGCGGCCTGTTTGTCGGCGACGCACCGAATTTGTGGTACATGAAAGACACCGACGGCGACGGCGTCGCCGATCAGAAAGCGGTGGTACTGACAGGATTTTCGGTCAGCAACGTGCAAGGACTGATGAACTCATTTCGCTGGGGGTTGGACAATCGAATCCACGTCGCGGTAGGAACTTCTGGGGGCAAGGTGCGTCGCCCTGATCAGGCCGAATCTGAAGCGGTTTCCGTTCGCGGTTTTGACCTCGCGTTCGATCCCGAAACGTTTCAGTTTTCGCGCACCAGCGGTGGTGCCCAGCACGGCATGTGTTTTGACGACTGGGGACGCAAGTTTGTTTGCTCCAACAGCGACCATCTACAGCAGGTGATGTACGAAGATCGCTACTTGGGATCAGGGGCATCATTCGTGGCACCGGCAGCACGGCTATCGATCGCCGCAGATGGACCACAAGCAGAGGTTTTTCGCCGCAGTCCCGTCGAGCCATGGCGAATCCTGCGCACCAAGCTGAGGGTCGCCGGTGTTGTCGGCGGGCCGGTCGAAGGCGGTGGGCGGGCGGCAGGGTATTTCACCGGGGCGACGGGCGCGACGATCTATCGCGGTGATGCTTGGCCAGAATCGGAATCCGCCACCGCGGTGATCGGCGACGTGGGCAGCAATCTGATTCACCGCAAACGCTTGGTCGGAAACGGTGTGCCATTTCAAGGGCAGCGGATCGACCAAGGCAAGGAGTTTGTCGCATCGACTGACAATTGGTTCCGGCCCGCGCAGTTCGCTTGCGGTCCCGACGGGGCGTTGACCGTGATCGATGTTTATCGTGAAGTCATCGAGCATCCGAAGAGTCTACCGCCCGACATCAAGCGTCACCTCGATTTGACCGCCGGTCGGGACCGTGGGCGATTGTATCGAATCGTTCCCGTTGATTACCGCCACCGTAAAACCGGCGATCTATCGAAAGCCGGCGGTGCCGAACTGGTCGCTCTTCTCAATCATCCGAATGCGTGGCATCGTGAAACGGCGTCACGATTGATCTTTGAGAGACAAGACCGATCGGTCGTACCCTCGCTCCGGCAATTGCTTCGCGACGGCACACCACTTGGCCGGATGCACGCGATGTACGCACTCGATGGCCTTGGCGAATTAAAAGCCGGGGATGTCGTCAGCCGTTTGGCCGACCAGCATCCGCAAGTGACCCGGCATGCGGTTCGACTGGCCGAAGGGTTCTCTGTCAGCGATCAGGATGTTGTTTCGGCGCTCGAGTCGTTGGTGAACCATCCTTCGCTGGAGGTCCGTTATCAGCTCGCGTTTTCGCTTTCCAAATTTCCGGGGCCAAAACAGATGATGTTGCTCGCATCGATTTTGGTCCGCGATATCGAAAACCGTTGGGTTCAAACGGCGGTGATGTCATCGGCCGGACGCGAGCCCGATCGATTGATGCAGCATTTGATTGGTCGGATCGGTGTAGGCGATGGCTTCCTTGTTCGAAACCAAGCTATCTTTGTCGCCCTCGCGAAGGACATCCGAAAGACCAACGCGAGGCGGGCCATCGAGTCGGTGGTTCAACGTCTCAATTCAATCGGCGGGCAACCGGCGTTGTTACCCGTCATCGAGCAGTTTCGCACCGGTGATTGGAGAACACTGGTTCGGGAAGCTACGGCCGAACAATTCGACCGACTGCGGGAACGCTCGATTCAAATTGCAATCGATCAATATGCCAGTGACAAGTTAAGCGACGCCGATCGAATCGCGGCGCTTCGAAATCTGGGGGGCATTGTGGATGATCGCTTGACGCTCGCCACCATGGAGGTCTTGCAAGGCGATGAGTCTTTGACGCTGACAGCGGCGACATTGCGATCAATCGACCGGCAGGCGTCGATTCCAATGCTGGAAACGATCTTGAGCCGGTTAAGGCAATGGAGTCCGCGATTGCGAAATGCGGCCTGTGAGGTTTTATTTTCGAATCCGACGCACGTCAGCGTTGTCTTTGAAGCGATCGATGAAGGCATCTGTGATAGTGAGGATTTCCCGATCACCCAGTGGCAGCGTTTGGCAGAAAGCAAGGACGATAGGACCAGAGAGCGTGCCGAGAAAGTAATCGGCCAGTTTCGCTCAACTTCACGTGATTCGGTGATCGAGCAATACCGTTCGGTGCTCGCGAAAACGGGAAGCGTCAAACGAGGTGAAGTGGTCTTTCGCGATCAATGTGCCGGGTGCCACCAGGTTGGGGCGATGGGACACGTGGTCGGGCCAAGCTTGATGGCCGCGGCGACACGCGGCGCAGAATCGATATTGACCAATGTGTTGGACCCAAATCGCGAGGTGAATCCGCAGTATCGAAACTATGTGGTGCTGACGGTAGACGGTCGAACCTTTAGCGGGATGATCGTTGCTGAAAACTCCAGTAGTGTGACCTTGCGGGCTGCCGAGTCCGTTGAAAGCACAGTGCCGCGGAGTGAGATCGAGTGGATTCGCGACAGCGGAGTTTCGATCATGCCGGAAGGCCTGGAAAAGGTCATTACGCCCGACAAGATGGCCGATCTGATCGCTTATTTGCTTAAGGATCGGTAA
- a CDS encoding peroxiredoxin gives MKSILTSLALTLALCLNASAVEVGDKAPSFKAKDDSGELWKSSEHVGKKILVVYFYPADMTGGCTKQACGYRDKMKDFSDAGVEVIGVSGDTVENHKIFKDVHDLNFTLLADTDGSVAKAFGVPVSLGDKAVTKLINNIEKELVRKATAKRWTFVIDLEGNIAYKDSQVKAAQDPEKIAAVIAKLK, from the coding sequence ATGAAATCAATCCTCACCTCGTTGGCCTTGACACTCGCCCTTTGCCTCAACGCCTCTGCCGTTGAGGTCGGCGATAAAGCCCCGTCGTTTAAAGCGAAAGATGACTCCGGAGAACTTTGGAAATCGTCCGAACATGTCGGCAAGAAAATCCTGGTGGTCTACTTCTATCCTGCCGACATGACCGGCGGCTGCACCAAGCAAGCTTGCGGCTACCGTGACAAGATGAAGGACTTTTCCGACGCCGGTGTCGAGGTGATCGGGGTGAGTGGTGACACGGTCGAAAACCACAAAATTTTCAAAGACGTTCATGATTTAAATTTCACTTTGTTGGCCGACACCGATGGCAGTGTCGCCAAAGCGTTCGGCGTCCCGGTCAGCCTTGGCGATAAAGCCGTCACCAAACTGATCAACAACATCGAGAAAGAGCTGGTCCGGAAAGCGACAGCCAAACGATGGACCTTCGTCATCGATCTGGAAGGCAACATCGCTTACAAGGACTCGCAAGTCAAAGCGGCTCAGGATCCCGAAAAGATCGCCGCCGTCATCGCGAAGCTAAAATAG
- a CDS encoding Gfo/Idh/MocA family protein — protein MVIRWGLIGCGDIAEKRVADAIIRDSNSQLLVACRRDEEKLVRFAERYGVEHWTTSAEELIAREDVDAVYIATPVEMHAPQTASAAAAGKHVLVEKPMAMDSTQCQLMVDLCQQAGVQLGVAYYRRFYPVVARVKELIRSGVLGRPLSILATTGNPNRFPKDDWRVVRSQGGGGPLMDIGSHRLDLFLDLFGEVVDVKAMCARSPDYEAEDMATLLVEFKAGQHGVLQCYFGTVDTPDRLEVIGTDGRVTIEDLNEGSLLAVTSEGETRECHPPHENFHAPLIADFTAAVLRQTEPAVPGHVGLATNDIIEAAYASFPVASPDA, from the coding sequence ATGGTGATTCGTTGGGGCTTGATCGGCTGCGGTGACATCGCAGAAAAACGTGTGGCCGACGCGATCATACGGGATTCGAATTCGCAGTTGCTTGTCGCCTGTCGACGTGACGAGGAAAAGCTGGTTCGGTTTGCCGAACGTTACGGGGTCGAGCACTGGACCACCAGTGCGGAAGAGTTGATTGCTCGAGAGGACGTTGATGCGGTGTACATCGCGACGCCGGTAGAAATGCATGCGCCGCAGACCGCCAGCGCCGCCGCCGCCGGCAAGCACGTCCTCGTCGAAAAGCCGATGGCGATGGACTCGACCCAGTGTCAATTGATGGTCGATTTGTGTCAGCAGGCGGGCGTGCAGTTGGGCGTCGCTTACTATCGGCGGTTCTATCCGGTGGTTGCTCGGGTCAAAGAGTTGATTCGGTCGGGCGTCTTAGGGCGTCCACTCTCGATTTTGGCAACGACCGGGAATCCGAATCGATTTCCCAAAGACGACTGGCGGGTGGTGCGCTCGCAAGGTGGTGGTGGGCCGTTGATGGACATCGGCAGTCACCGATTGGATTTGTTCCTCGACTTGTTTGGTGAGGTCGTTGACGTAAAAGCAATGTGTGCACGTTCGCCGGACTACGAAGCCGAAGATATGGCGACGCTATTGGTGGAGTTCAAGGCGGGGCAGCATGGCGTTCTGCAGTGCTACTTCGGGACCGTCGATACGCCGGATCGTTTGGAGGTTATCGGTACCGATGGACGAGTGACGATCGAAGACTTGAATGAAGGGTCGCTGCTGGCGGTGACATCGGAGGGGGAAACGAGGGAATGCCATCCGCCGCATGAAAATTTTCATGCTCCCTTGATCGCCGACTTTACTGCCGCGGTGCTGCGGCAGACCGAACCGGCCGTACCGGGGCACGTCGGTTTAGCGACCAATGACATCATCGAGGCCGCCTACGCAAGTTTTCCGGTCGCGTCGCCGGACGCCTGA
- the gcvPA gene encoding aminomethyl-transferring glycine dehydrogenase subunit GcvPA has translation MKGYLFHTDDDRREMLRSIGAESIDEIIDGQVPQALQMQRPLDLPPAADEMSLEAELRSLAAKNCSVASHICFMGAGAYDHFIPAVVDEMASRGEYYTSYTPYQAEVSQGNLQVMFEYETMVSQISGLDVSNASLYDGGSAATEAVLMALASVKKRHKVVTSDAVHPQYLEILRSYLVGIEAELVVVESDESGCSDPLIDAIDDETACVLIQHPNFFGRLEQVQKIADTAHEKGALVIQSFDPISVGLLKRPGDLGVDIAVAEGQSLGNPLAYGGPYLGIIACRKELMRRMPGRIAGQTIDRRGNRCWVLTLQTREQHIRREKATSNICSNQTLLALRATVYLSLLGPQGLKETAEHCVVKANLARDRFAASERFELVHSGPVFKEFLVRDREADVTGLMRRAAAEGVLAGVPVSDVAEGACGGRYDDCFLVAVTEKRTETELDRLMAVLDAAQVADSVHLAETV, from the coding sequence ATGAAAGGGTACTTGTTTCACACCGATGATGATCGCCGGGAAATGTTGCGATCGATCGGCGCGGAATCGATCGACGAAATCATTGACGGCCAAGTTCCCCAGGCGTTGCAAATGCAGCGACCGTTGGACTTGCCGCCGGCCGCCGATGAGATGTCACTGGAAGCGGAGTTGCGTTCGCTGGCCGCGAAGAATTGCTCGGTCGCCAGCCACATTTGCTTTATGGGCGCCGGTGCCTACGACCACTTCATCCCCGCAGTCGTCGACGAGATGGCATCGCGAGGCGAATACTACACCTCTTACACGCCCTATCAGGCCGAAGTCAGCCAGGGCAATTTGCAGGTGATGTTTGAATACGAAACGATGGTCAGTCAGATCAGCGGTTTGGATGTCAGCAACGCCAGCTTGTACGACGGTGGGTCGGCCGCAACCGAAGCGGTCTTGATGGCGCTCGCTTCGGTCAAGAAACGTCACAAGGTGGTCACCTCCGACGCGGTGCACCCGCAGTACCTCGAGATCCTGCGGTCTTATCTGGTGGGTATCGAGGCAGAGTTGGTGGTCGTCGAATCGGACGAGTCGGGCTGCAGTGATCCGTTGATCGACGCGATCGATGACGAAACCGCGTGTGTGTTGATTCAGCACCCAAACTTCTTCGGTCGCCTGGAACAGGTTCAAAAGATTGCCGATACCGCCCACGAAAAAGGTGCGTTGGTGATCCAGTCGTTTGACCCGATCAGCGTCGGCTTGCTCAAGCGACCCGGTGATCTTGGCGTCGATATCGCCGTCGCCGAAGGTCAATCACTCGGTAATCCCTTGGCATACGGTGGGCCCTACTTGGGAATCATCGCCTGTCGTAAAGAGTTGATGCGGAGGATGCCGGGACGTATCGCCGGGCAAACGATCGATCGTCGTGGGAATCGTTGCTGGGTGCTGACGCTGCAAACAAGAGAGCAGCACATTCGCCGTGAGAAGGCGACCAGTAATATCTGTAGCAACCAGACGCTGCTCGCGCTTCGGGCGACCGTTTACTTGAGTTTGCTTGGTCCGCAGGGACTAAAGGAAACGGCCGAGCATTGCGTCGTTAAAGCCAACCTGGCTCGCGATCGATTTGCCGCCAGCGAACGCTTCGAATTGGTGCATTCCGGGCCGGTGTTCAAAGAGTTCTTGGTCCGTGATCGCGAAGCCGACGTGACCGGTTTGATGAGGCGGGCGGCCGCCGAAGGCGTGTTGGCTGGGGTGCCGGTCAGCGACGTCGCCGAAGGAGCCTGTGGCGGGCGGTACGACGACTGTTTCTTGGTTGCGGTGACCGAGAAGCGAACCGAAACCGAGCTGGATCGGTTGATGGCGGTTCTCGACGCGGCGCAGGTCGCCGACTCGGTTCACTTGGCGGAAACGGTTTAG
- the gcvT gene encoding glycine cleavage system aminomethyltransferase GcvT: protein MSQAEASSLAHTPLDRWHRDAGAKMVPFAGYEMPIEYGSIVDEHQACRTKAALFDVSHMGRLRFDGDGAAELLDRLLTRRVIDLPVGGVRYAMVCNQDGGILDDVLVSHLKTPSDQYYYLLVVNASNRQKIVEWIKQQLDDFPTVTFTDRTELTAMIAVQGPLAMETCRKLFSFDPARLKYYQATITDQFSKPAIVSRTGYTGEDGFELVVRAEEANRIWENIMLAGRDAGFAPAGLGARDTLRMEAAMPLYGHELNESTDPISAGLSFACNLNDRDFLGRDAIAKIKTAGPKRRRVGLLPEGRRPAREGCDVIGADGKVVGTITSGGPSPTLGKPIAMAMVDVEVADQTEFEIDIRGKRSAAVATKLPFYRRAKTDS, encoded by the coding sequence ATGAGTCAAGCCGAAGCTTCATCGTTGGCGCACACCCCCTTGGATCGATGGCACCGGGACGCCGGCGCAAAAATGGTGCCGTTTGCGGGCTACGAGATGCCCATTGAGTACGGTTCGATCGTAGACGAACATCAGGCCTGCCGTACCAAGGCGGCGCTTTTCGATGTCTCTCACATGGGTCGACTGCGTTTTGACGGAGACGGGGCGGCGGAACTGCTCGATCGTTTGCTTACTCGTCGAGTGATTGATTTACCCGTCGGCGGTGTTCGTTACGCAATGGTCTGCAATCAAGACGGCGGGATTCTGGACGACGTCCTCGTATCGCATCTTAAAACGCCGAGCGATCAGTACTACTACTTGCTTGTCGTCAACGCTTCCAATCGGCAGAAGATCGTGGAGTGGATCAAGCAGCAGCTTGACGATTTTCCCACCGTGACCTTCACCGATCGCACCGAGTTGACGGCGATGATCGCCGTTCAGGGGCCGCTCGCGATGGAGACCTGCCGCAAGCTGTTTTCCTTCGACCCGGCGCGACTGAAGTACTATCAGGCGACGATCACCGATCAATTTTCGAAACCAGCGATTGTCAGTCGAACCGGATACACCGGCGAGGACGGCTTTGAGTTGGTCGTTCGGGCCGAAGAGGCAAATAGGATCTGGGAAAACATCATGTTGGCCGGTCGTGACGCCGGGTTCGCACCCGCCGGTCTAGGGGCTCGTGACACGCTGCGGATGGAGGCGGCGATGCCGCTGTACGGTCACGAGCTTAATGAATCGACCGATCCCATCAGTGCCGGTTTGTCGTTCGCGTGCAATTTAAACGACCGCGACTTTCTGGGACGAGACGCGATCGCCAAGATCAAAACCGCAGGGCCGAAACGCCGACGCGTCGGGTTGTTGCCCGAAGGCCGCCGCCCGGCCCGCGAAGGTTGTGACGTGATCGGAGCTGACGGTAAGGTTGTCGGTACGATCACCAGCGGTGGCCCGTCTCCGACTCTTGGCAAGCCGATCGCGATGGCGATGGTTGATGTTGAGGTTGCCGATCAAACCGAATTCGAAATTGACATCCGCGGAAAGCGATCTGCCGCGGTGGCGACCAAGTTGCCGTTCTACCGACGTGCGAAGACCGATTCTTAG
- the gcvH gene encoding glycine cleavage system protein GcvH, giving the protein MSRDKSKLLYAETHEWVDVSDEGGQKIATIGISDFAIEQLNDLVYMDLPEVGKTFDSGEEFGEVESVKAVSPLYCPVAGEIVEVHADLPDNLDGLNDDPYDFGWVIKIKVSDDSGLASLMDYPTYQKQCAESA; this is encoded by the coding sequence GTGTCACGCGATAAGAGCAAACTGCTGTACGCCGAAACTCATGAATGGGTTGATGTGTCCGATGAAGGCGGACAAAAAATTGCGACGATCGGGATTTCCGATTTCGCGATCGAACAACTCAACGACCTCGTTTACATGGATTTGCCCGAAGTCGGAAAAACGTTCGACAGTGGCGAAGAGTTTGGTGAAGTCGAATCGGTCAAAGCGGTTAGCCCGCTGTATTGCCCGGTGGCCGGCGAAATTGTCGAAGTCCACGCGGACTTGCCCGACAACCTGGATGGTCTGAATGACGATCCCTACGACTTCGGTTGGGTGATCAAGATCAAAGTCAGCGACGATTCCGGTTTGGCATCGCTGATGGATTACCCGACTTATCAAAAGCAGTGTGCCGAATCGGCCTAA
- a CDS encoding DUF3500 domain-containing protein produces MKPNPRLDRRTFLQGASAVAAATTAAPMISPLSESLSAAESATTSAESLVGRLYSTLSQQQRNDVCFDWNHQDPKRGLLRTFVANNWNVTRHEIVDDFYSDEQRELITQIFESIVHPNWHERYYRQLEDDAGGFGVEQSIAIFGKPNEGKFELVLTGRHMTLRCDGNSADHVAFGGPIFYGHAPVDSEDPKHTDNVFWSQAVAANDLYKMLDGKQQQEALLRRTPREQSVAFRGKQTIPGLPVTEMSSDQKEHLQKTLGLLVEMYRESDQQEALNCLKTQGGLDACSLAFYQDSDIGNDGVWDNWRLEGPSFVWHYRGKPHVHVWVNVADDASVKLNA; encoded by the coding sequence ATGAAACCGAACCCACGCTTGGATCGCCGGACCTTTTTGCAAGGTGCATCTGCCGTCGCCGCCGCAACCACCGCGGCCCCGATGATCAGCCCTCTATCGGAATCACTTTCCGCCGCGGAAAGTGCGACGACCTCAGCCGAGTCACTTGTCGGTCGACTGTATTCGACCTTGTCCCAGCAACAGCGCAACGATGTCTGCTTTGATTGGAACCACCAAGACCCCAAACGTGGTTTGTTGCGAACCTTCGTGGCGAACAACTGGAATGTGACGCGTCACGAAATCGTCGATGACTTTTACAGTGACGAACAGCGCGAGTTGATCACCCAGATTTTCGAATCGATCGTTCATCCGAACTGGCATGAACGGTACTACCGACAACTCGAAGACGACGCGGGCGGTTTCGGCGTCGAACAATCGATCGCGATTTTCGGAAAACCCAACGAAGGCAAGTTCGAGTTAGTCCTGACTGGTCGTCACATGACCCTGCGTTGCGATGGCAACTCGGCCGACCACGTCGCCTTCGGTGGACCAATCTTCTATGGCCATGCCCCCGTTGACAGCGAAGACCCTAAACACACCGATAACGTGTTCTGGAGCCAAGCCGTTGCCGCCAACGATCTTTACAAGATGCTCGACGGAAAACAGCAGCAGGAAGCGTTACTCCGGCGTACGCCGCGTGAGCAATCAGTCGCGTTTCGCGGCAAACAAACGATCCCAGGACTTCCGGTCACGGAGATGTCATCGGACCAAAAGGAACACCTGCAAAAAACACTTGGCCTGCTTGTCGAGATGTACCGCGAAAGTGATCAGCAAGAAGCCCTCAATTGTTTGAAAACTCAAGGCGGACTGGATGCCTGCTCGCTAGCCTTCTACCAAGATTCCGACATCGGCAACGACGGAGTTTGGGACAATTGGCGACTGGAAGGCCCCTCATTTGTCTGGCACTACCGGGGCAAACCTCACGTTCACGTCTGGGTCAACGTCGCCGACGATGCCAGTGTCAAACTAAACGCCTAG